Sequence from the Nymphaea colorata isolate Beijing-Zhang1983 chromosome 9, ASM883128v2, whole genome shotgun sequence genome:
TTTAGGGTGGAATTGGGAAGCCAAGAAATGTTGGAAGAATGATGAATCATTGCAGTTTGAATAGATAGGCCTGCTTTACAATTCGATAGGTGCCATCTCCATATTCAAAATGCGTGATTTTGTATGGATTGTGGACCCACAGAGAATGCTGCATGTGTGGATAATAGTAGTCTACTGGCGAATTATTGTTCAGCCAATAATAGTTATCTGTACACATTTCACGTGCAAGAGAAAAAGCCACCATTAGGGGCGTTTGATTAGAGACATTAGGGTCCGATGTCAGGTTATGAGCCCCATGTTCAAACCCTTGGTTTCTCGGGTGATGGACCTTACATGCTTGAGCTTCGAATTCGAATAATCAGGAAACATGGATCTCCCACGTCGAGGAAATGCAAGGTAAAGCTGAACAGGAGCCGAGTGAAGCTCAGATGCTCAAGCTTGAATCTAGTTGAAGCTCAAGAGACGAGACTGAAAGATTCACACGCGTCTTTTGGCTGTGTTTGTTCACACATGCTAACAAAGGAAAAGAcgggagggagagaagagaagcCCATGGAGTGTGGGAAGAGTCGGTGGTCAAAAAAGATGACAAGTGCGCGTGTGGCGAATGGTCCCACCAGTGGCAGTGACGTTTGGTATGGAGGAGCGAACACGGCATTATGATCGTGGTATGACACCATTCCTTATTTGTTGAGATTGCGGGAAAGCAATTGGAAAGACAAAAGGAAGAGCAAACAAAATGCAAGATGATCACGACGCAGTGGATCAGATCAAACCATGTCATCTAACTCAATTCGCTCAAGACCCACTGTCGGTCAAAATGTTCTAACGGATCAAATTTACCAACAAAAACTAGAAACAAGGAGTAGCTATAAGAAAAATACGTCCAAGAGTCAAATATATATCACAGCTTACATGTTAAACTTCTTCTCCCCACGAAACATTTGTAAGATTACAAAACAGAGGCGATGCGGTCGGTAACTGTCCTCTAAATCTTCTCACTGAGACATTAATAagtacaaaaaggaaaagagtaaaAGGACCTGAAACAAGATggaataaaaattaaaagaaaaaggatgaatCATGAACCGTCGTTTGGGGCTGTGGGGACCTTTAGAAAACCACCATCTTTTACAACGAACACCGGTAAACCACAGAAGGTCGCCGAGAAACTGCTGACCGTCAGAGAAATTCTTTTGGGATCGACCGAATATGTTATCTTCtgagggagatgaagaagatcgGCCGAAAGAAAGAAGATAGGATGGGGGGAAAGGCAGCCAACGTCAATGAAATCGACGGGGAGTTATCAGACGCAAGGGATTCCGACCACTCTGTGGCCAGAATCTCAACGCTTCCCGTTACCGAGCGTGAGTTCCAAATCCTCCAGACCGACCTCTTCTCCACATTCATCGTGTATCCTCTCCCCTTCCCACGGCTTCACCCTTCCACACTCAAACTGGAAATCGcctccaccaccatcaccaGTGGCGCTACCACCGCTACCACTATCAGCACCCGCAACGGACTTGGGAAACTGTTGGTGTTCCGGCGATCCCACGACGCTCCGACAAGCGGAGGATGGAGCCCAGATCGTTCCGTCGGCACCGAACCCCCATCTCTGTTCGGCAGCGGCATTAACGAGGTTGAACGTAGGCGATGTTGGAGCTGCGCCAGCAGGGAGCCCTGCCCACCGTCCGGAGGAGGTCGAGTCGCCTGCCGTGGAGACGTCGGACTCGTCTCCCTCAGGGATCGATCGGAAGAGAGATCTGCGCCGAGTGGGGCTCGAGGGTGCCGACGCGGCGAAGAAGGGGAAGTTGGGCAGGCGCTGCTGGTTGAGTGCGGCGACGGCGTCCCAGTTGGGCTTTGCCTTGGAGGTCGGGGAGGACAGAGGGGGTGTGACGGGTGCGGAATTGGAGATGCGGAGGGGCGGGAGGGAGGAAGGGATGGCGTTGGCGTCGCTGAGATTCTTGAGCCAGGGGATGAGGAAGGAGGCAGTTGCAGAGGAGAGGGTGGGACTCGGGAAGGACGAAGAAACGGGGCTGGCATGGTAGGAGGGCATGGGGCtcgggaaggaggaggagggcggGCTCTGGTGGTAGGACGACGAGGCCGCGGGGCTAACGGTGGCCGACCCACCGACGGGCGCCTCAAGAGAGGATGGCCTGCAACCCTGCTGGGAACCAAAGGACGACAATACACGGATCAGCAACAAGGAACATAGaggaagaataagaagaaaaaggtaagGAGATTGGAAACGGAGAGAGTGGTGGTGATGGAGAGACCTTCCGGTAGGTGGTGCCGTCTTCCTCGACGGTCCAGCCGGCTTCCGTGCAGAGGGCCTTGAGGACCTCGTTGTTGTCGCAGTGCTTGGGGAGTTTGTAGTTGCCGAAGGCCCTAAGCCCCGCGTAGATCTTGGCAGCGATggccctcctcctcctctctctcctcttgtTATTCTCCCTCTCCTTCCACGTCGGGACTCTGCCCCTCGAAGACgcaccaccacctcctccacctcctGCAGTCATCCTCTCTCCCTATACTGGGCGGCGTCTACAAGAGAGAGGAGGGATCGTTCTCGGCTAGGGATgaagatggtggtggtggtggtagaaaggaagaagaggaagaagaaagaagaaggatcACGAGGACCTCGCTTGCCGATGCAGGATGGAGGGAGGCGAGCTGAAGGGGAGTTGTCACTTTGAGGAGCCACCACCCCTACACGGCCTACACCCTCAATTCTCTAATAAGAAAAGCAAACGGTCGTCTGAAGAAGAGTGGATGGTATTGGTGGCCCTCACAGTCACagcctagagagagagagagagagagagagagagagagagaggtgagatAAAGGAAAATCTCTCTGTGGATCGTGGGGCCCACGTAGCTGAACAAAAGGACGGCTATGCCCTCTGATTCTGTAAGCATGGACTTGGATCGGAAGaggagaagatgatgatgacgatgactATGAACTTCAGaattcatcttcctcttccctcATCCTCCGTCGACTCAGTCAATCGTGgctcctctttccttttctccctcCCCTATGACATTGTATGGTGTGATTTTTAAGTTGGAGAAGCACGGTCACCTGTGGTATGATTGACCCGTGAAATTGGAAGTCAGGGTTTGTCTCTTGTAGTTGAAATACCCTTGGAGCTAAAATGCTCCTTTTAACTCACTCTTGGTAACTTCTCGGCGGAATTggattctttcttttcattctttggaATCTTCACTGGTGCTTGCGAAATCAAGATCTGCAGAACATGGGATTCCATGTTCATCAAATCTCTCCACTCTCCAATGGGTTTTACTTGCTCTCGAGAAAGATGAACCATGAATCGGCAATTGTTGTACGCTCATGGTCATCGGGTGACGACTTGTGAGGAAAAAATCAGCAAGGATTTCGTGGCCACGTTGTTTCCGCAAGAGTTGCAGCTGAAAATACATTTTGGCTTTGCACATCAAATGTTTTGACATTTTCCTTGTTAGCTGCACTCTTCCTGGGTCAGAAACGTATGACTCTGTGCATGTCAAATAAAAATTCAATACTTGGTTCGATCGCGACATTTTTGCGATtaagaaatcattttcattattatctTTGTTTGCAGTCGTGGAAGTGATGTAAAACAAGAAGGATTTTATTCTTGGTCTCTCTCCGCCTAAAATCCGCGGTCCTTCTTCTGAAGCTCCATGAGCAATTCCTTTTACCCAATagttcaaaagatttttttttttttttcaacttttaaataatcagccTGTCTTCTATACGtccacctcttttttttttctttttcgaaaaGTCTCCTCTATATTGATAACTATAACTTGctgaaagtttttttaaaaaaaaaaaaaaagtgaaaaaggatCACCACCCATGAATGAATATGAAGTAAAAGCCAGGACTCCAACTGAAAGAATGCGGGATGAGGCCGTGCATTTCGGTGGTCCCGCGGAGAATAGCATCTCACGCAGGGAAGCAAGCCGGTCAAAGGAATGGGGTCTGACCGCCCGTTTCAAATGAAATTACCAATTCACCCTCGTTCCAACACCAGAGACAAACCCGCTAGTACGAATACGATACAGAAAGCTCGCACCCATCCTTGACCGAATCTGGCACACGATTGACCGGACCAGTCTCCGGCGGTCGGCAGCGACGGGAATGCTTGGAAGGTCAATGAGTCGGACTTTTCCCATTACCTGCCCGAGTGCAGCTCTAGACTCAGTCGTGAGGTTCAGTACCCAACAGGACCATACATGGAAAACTCAAAATCGAAGCGAGACAATGCTACTATGTGTTCCTATTTTCATCGTTttctaatttaaaataaaagaaaaaatataacttgAATTTAAGTAAATATACTTAAATTGGAACAACGTCGCCGGCAGCCGGCGGGGATGGCCGTGCGTGGTATTTCCCGGTGGCAATTGAAGGCGACGTGAGCGGTCACGCCAGCATGTGCCGGTGATCTGGCAGCGGGGCCAACCGTCCGCGGCAGCCTCTGCAACGCGGAAATTTTTCTCCGGCGTCGCACGTGTGGACTGCCCCGGAGGAGGTGGTGGGGCCCACAATCCGAGAGAGGCGAAAGCCAAATGGCAGACAGAATCGCCACACGTGCGAACAGGCAGCGCCTTCTCCGCTGCCGGTTGCGTGGTTGTATTGTGTAGCCCCCAGTAacatcctttttccttttcttttctttttttttttttcaaattcttccTGTaatgattattatttttatcaGCCTCCCATCACCAAGTTTCCGAATAACCAAAACTCGTAAGAATCAGGACAAAACCCGCTCTCAAAAATGGACAAATCCTCGagttaaaaagacaaacaaaaaggCCCCAAAAACATCAATTTACAGAAAATACAAAGGTAATCGCCAGCGTGCTTGCTTCACTTTAAGGAGCATCGGAACcggcaaaaggaaaagaaaagcaaaaaaaggatccgatatataaaaaaaaaaaaaaaaactagacaaATGTACAAAAATTAGACTTCCGGTGGAAAACCGGCAGGGCGGCCGCACGTGCGGGAACAGAGGCGCAATTATCGCCGGGGGAGGGGAGGGCTGGTGTACTCAATTCCGATGGATGCGCACGTGTAAGGGGACCCCAGTGGGGCCCGCCGCCATTCTTTGACCTCCCGCCCAATCCGCTGCGGACAGAAGCACGCGGGGCCCACAGCCACCGGCCGGTCACGTGCTCCTCCGTATTGCCTGTCTTGCCCCTGCAGTGCGCCCCCGGCCCCTTCTCTCTCAACgtcttaaaatttattattggTTTAAGCCAGAACGCGGATCCGGGTCAGCTAAATATATTATTAGTCAAGTCAGAGTCCGGGTTCGATACCACAACTAATAACGAAATAACTACTAATTAATAagtatttttaataaaataaaaaatttttaattaggTTGACATGGAGGCATGTCAACCTTTAGGTTCCATTGATTTGGCATTTcgttattaaataaaaatgacgaaaaaaatgctttttttttagcCCCCTCCTCCCTCGGACTGTCTCCATTCTTTTCTGTCTTTCTACATTAATTCTTTTTTCCACTTTAGAACTCGTTCCtctaaatcattttttttctcacgttttaaaaaaaatgtacgtAGCTCACCTCTGTGAAAATTGGTCCTTGAATAGAGAGTACTTTCTTTTGAGCACTACTACATTATTCCAAAATTGCTCTTCTTAGACCCGAAAGAATTTGTTCTGTGCTTCGTAGTTAATAAGTTTATTCTCTTCTTGCTTCCAAAATTGGTTCTCATTTATTCGAGTgtctcaaatcaaaatatggATAGCAAACACTTCCAGTTTTCCCTTTCTaatcaacaataaaaataagaatcgTGATTTCGCTGCTCCCAAGTTAAGCTGGACCTCCCTCAGCTTTAAGCCTTCATCTAGAAAGGATTGaagtaataatatatatatatatattagaatttgatttttcatcaGCTATTAATGTTTAAATTCCTATTGTGTTTATAGTAATGAAGAATAAAGAATggtatatttcattttttttttcctgctacTTCTTTGAAGCAAAAACATTATCTAGTGGTTGCATCCACCTGGCTAAAGGCTTTGGAATTAAAATCAAAAAATTTGGAAGATGTCTACATCTCAATGTTTGGATGCCAGCTTTGCCTTtcaaaaattgggaaaaaaaaaaaagagtaaggGGCGTGTGGACGGCACCCTCATCTAACCGAGGTTTgtaaaaactttgttttatgaaaaccaactTTTTTCGAAaactttgtttgtttgtttaggacccaaaacctggttttttatGAATAAATTTGAGGAAGAACAGTTTTGTCACTCATTTTTATAAATCCaggttttttcaaaattgagttttcatTATAACAAGTTTTGATGGCACTCGACACtctaaaaacttggttttgtggtgtcatccaaatgcctctTAAGAGTTTATGGTAACCGGATGCTTTTGGTGACAATGTCACTCTTATTGAATCATGTGGCCGATTAATTTAGTCATggttattttcaattaaaatcttgcatattttttcatttatttttgtgaaTGGTTGGTgggaaaaagtttttttttttttttttttttcaaaaatatgctcagttttcattaaaattgaaaatgatatttaaaggAATTATTCAAATTGTACTACCAGCTTTGATCTTCAATCACTATTCTCATTCTAATGAGTGCGAGTCCGTATTATCCACATCATAGTCAAGCCTTATCCCAAGCAAGCGGGATTCTATATGAAGGAACTAGTGGCTCCAAACGGCCTTCCGTTTTCCTTTCTCATTCCTTTAGCCTTTCTCATTAAGGCATGAAATGCTGCCCCATCTCATCTTATCATCTTTCGTTTCTATGATCATCTTATTAGAGCATCACAGCAGCAGGCTTTCTTATCATCTTTCGTTTTTTCTAGGGTGTGTCTGCTGTTgtgcttttttttaattttatttgattttataaactaagaaaaaatattttttttattcacctATCCGCCGTGCGCgttgaaaattaattttaaacaCTTGGGTTGGCACACATGCCTCGTGGGTGTgtcttcttctcccttctctgGCGAGGGTACATACATGTTCTTGCATTAAAAGCAAACAACCGAGTCTGAATGTCAGTGTTTTATCGTTATGCCAGGAGACAAGAGTGGCACCATACGCCGCTGAGGGATCAAAATTGTTGGTAGCGATGAGCTGAGTTTTTTGGCCTAATAGTTTGTGCTTATCACTAAGCAGAGCCAAACAACTGGCTGGCCCTAGATGGTGCTGCCCCACTCGAGTTAAATGCCCTCGCCCGCCTTGGCCAGACCAAACTGCCTCCAATCCCATCGATTTCGTGTGCTGTGGTTGTTGGCTTCATCACCGTCGGAGACATGATCTTTTGGCTCATCTTTTCTTGGTTCGTTCCCCCATCTACGTATTTGCTTGAACATATATGGAACACTCTAGAGCAGCAGTCTTTGGCAAGACATTTGTATCAACGATGGAGTTCGTCTCCAGCAAAATGGCCCAGGCTTGTTTCATGTCCGATTTAGAACATATATCTGACCACACCGTTTCCAAAACTTCTGATAtgaatgtatatatgtatatctgattaagaaatcagattcagatttaagaaatggcatcCCATCGGATTCTGGATTGGATTTAGAGAAACATCCTATGCCCAAggtcggttcaaaattcagactTGTATTCAGATGCACATATAAAAATGTATCTGTATTACTGTTCCGTATTGCCGTTCTTCTATTTGTTCTAATGGCCGTTTAATCAAGCTTTGGCGCATCAGAGCAAGCAATCTAAGGATCCAGTTCCAGTACTGCAGCAATAACAGGTTAGTTccaataaaattggaacgaAACATGTTAATCCAAACTTGAAACTAATCTGTTCTTTTGAATGGGTTAAACTATAATCTTTTGTGAATATCTCGTCAGACTTATTGCTACGTGCAGCGAAATAGACAGCTAATATATATCCAGCATCACAGATCCAGcttttaaagaagaaaaggagaagcaagaggaaagaaaaataaacacaCAGAATTACGTGGTTAGGTTCAATAAAACCTACGTCCACAACCAGAAAGGAATCtctgactctttttttttttttttttcatttggttcaTTACAATTTATATGGCAGCATGTAACCAATGGGGGATTTTATGTGATAATGGAAGAAACAATATTTTAGTGGTTCCTTTATTTCCTCCTTGTACCACTATTTTTTCAGTTTGAGAGTCCAAGCTTGATTGTTGCTGATGATGAATGTCGAAAAACAGCTGACTATTTGAATTAGACTTGCCATGACTATAGCGTCTGCCAGCTTGGAACGATTTGAACGATCTGATCTGATCTCCTTAACAGTTTTGATTAAAAAACCCAAAGAACAGGAAAGTGTTTTTCAACTTTCTTTATGATCTTGGACAATTTCAAGAACGTTTTAGAAGTCAGATTTTGCTCTTAATTTGGTGCGGTCGTGTCTCTAGTATGTAGTATATGCAATTATTAAAGAGGTCTAAGGTGATGACTAATGAACATTCAACGAGCTGAGTTTAAAAGAACAAAACGGAAGgttgtatttaaattttaatgtgGTATCTCAGTATGGGGATGATCAGTTGAAGTATCACGATTGCAGAAAAGGGAAAGTTCGAAAGAGGTTATAAATTCATATCTTACAATTCCTTTTTTATGAGATCATTTACCTGCGAGGGGTAATGAGAAGAATTATAAAATGGATCACAAACCATGCCTAGATCTCGGACAAATGGAAATTTTATTGATAGAACCTCTTCAATCGTAGCCACGACGAATAATTTGGACTATTTCAGGAGAAAAAGAGGCAACGATTGGTCAGGAAAAGAAACCTTTGCATGATCAATATCCTGAAATCTACTTCTTattttcagataaaaataattGACAGAAGACGTCATTGAGATTTCTGCATCTACGGGCAGGGCAACAACAATGAAAAGTTTGTTCCTTCTTAGCCATCTTTCATTGACATCAATTGGTTTTCAGAGATGcgactagggctgcacacgagccgagtcgagctcgagcttgcccagctcgagctcgactcgactcaacgagctcgagcttgaactcgactcgaactcgagtcgagctacctaacacaagctcgagctcgactcgattaaataaagtcgagctcgagctcgactcgattaactcgattagctcgtctaaataaaatatgatccttctttttaaaatatctagtaaatttcatgacgtgggatgaaatttgtttactcgtcgagtataaacgagtcgagtcgagtataaacgagttgagttcttaaaactcgaactcgactcgtttactcattcgagtttcattgtaagctcaaactcgtctcgtttataaacgagtcgagctcgagccgagtttaaccgggcgagttcgagtcgagcccgagctggctcgactcgttgtgcagccctagatgCGACGACTCCAAGATACGACCGAGAAATTAAACCACCTAGGAGGTTCCACGAACGATACTTGTTATGAGGGGAATCATGCACCATGGAGAGAATTAAAATTGAGAAGTTGAATACAATGTCGATTGCAGACCATAGCCAAGCATACAGAGTTCATCAGATCTCACAATGCTACGCTCCTTTCCGATCATCAGGTCAATCGCAAAATCTCCAGCCTCAAATGTTTTAGGGAAGTCACTTAATCCTGTCCATGGCATTCAACTGACCAGAATAAGCCATGACAAATTGATTCTTTCATTGGTTGGATTATGTATTAAGATGGGTATCTGCAGAATGTTCATATCAAAATTAAGtaatttgaattggatagtgGACACTTACAATTTTGAGCAGGAGTTTACATATCTGTTTGCGTGTCTGCATGCAATTGGGCGTTTGGTATCTGACATTACTTGTAAGAATTTGGAAATCATTGAAGAGAAGGGCACAGTTTGCCAATCTAAAGGATTGGCAAGTGGAACGGCCGGTCAATAGAGAAAGTAAATGTAAAGCTAAGAGGAAGTGATATTCAGAAAGCAATTTGAGAAGTCAGTAGGAAGCACTAATGATCAAAAGCAAATTTTATCGCTTTCCTGCTCTTCAAAGGAGGCATGGTAACATCAATCGTCTCGTAAGAAGAGCAAGGCACGTGTGGCACCAAAATATGAAAAGTAGGGACGTTAAACTTCCAACACTTTCCGACATCTGACGTGAATACATATGAATTACTGTTCATACCGATCACTGGTGATTGACTACAAATTTCTGTAATCGATCGGATTCGACTGGTACCCAAATCAAGAACATTAAGGTCCTAATTGATTTTGTATTTCTTTCATCCATATCTTATCTTCTGGAACTCATTTTGCTCATCGAACCTTTGACCTGATTCGGCGCCAATGTCTGATTTAAAACGACAGGTGGTTAAAGTTAAACTTAGCGACTTTATACGAGTGGAAAAAGGTTAAAGTTTATACCAGTATGGAAAAATGACTCGTTAGCAACCGGTCGACGATATGAAGAAGTTTTGGGCGATAAACCTTTCTCCTGTGATCGCCACTTAAAGCACAATTACAACTACTCATTTGCTCGTTACAAGCATTGCAAGTCCATGAATTGTTTGTTGTTAGTTA
This genomic interval carries:
- the LOC116261402 gene encoding protein BZR1 homolog 1-like isoform X1, which translates into the protein MTAGGGGGGGASSRGRVPTWKERENNKRRERRRRAIAAKIYAGLRAFGNYKLPKHCDNNEVLKALCTEAGWTVEEDGTTYRKQGCRPSSLEAPVGGSATVSPAASSSYHQSPPSSSFPSPMPSYHASPVSSSFPSPTLSSATASFLIPWLKNLSDANAIPSSLPPLRISNSAPVTPPLSSPTSKAKPNWDAVAALNQQRLPNFPFFAASAPSSPTRRRSLFRSIPEGDESDVSTAGDSTSSGRWAGLPAGAAPTSPTFNLVNAAAEQRWGFGADGTIWAPSSACRSVVGSPEHQQFPKSVAGADSGSGGSATGDGGGGDFQFECGRVKPWEGERIHDECGEEVGLEDLELTLGNGKR
- the LOC116261402 gene encoding protein BZR1 homolog 1-like isoform X2 gives rise to the protein MTAGGGGGGGASSRGRVPTWKERENNKRRERRRRAIAAKIYAGLRAFGNYKLPKHCDNNEVLKALCTEAGWTVEEDGTTYRKGCRPSSLEAPVGGSATVSPAASSSYHQSPPSSSFPSPMPSYHASPVSSSFPSPTLSSATASFLIPWLKNLSDANAIPSSLPPLRISNSAPVTPPLSSPTSKAKPNWDAVAALNQQRLPNFPFFAASAPSSPTRRRSLFRSIPEGDESDVSTAGDSTSSGRWAGLPAGAAPTSPTFNLVNAAAEQRWGFGADGTIWAPSSACRSVVGSPEHQQFPKSVAGADSGSGGSATGDGGGGDFQFECGRVKPWEGERIHDECGEEVGLEDLELTLGNGKR